One genomic window of Candidatus Margulisiibacteriota bacterium includes the following:
- a CDS encoding MFS transporter, with protein sequence MNVPLEKYTSLPCQSHYLHNCEDIILLQPLKNHKKELLLFIAGIALIGFGESIVNSTLNNFLNDTYKISSIQRTLLEFPRELPGFLVAFISAALFFLRSRRLAVLAGLLGSMGLLLMAFFPTTFSIFFIWIFFFSAGQHLLLPLTSSIGMELAHSGQDGKRLGQVNSIRNFATIIGSFFILLGFKYLHLNYMASFIIAAFVYLASAIFFYLMDPGKSHPPALRLKLHKEYKLYYWLAVLFGTRKQIFLTFAPWVLVTVFHKPITVIATLLTIGGIAGIAFQPLLGKAIDKLGEKTVLILEAVLLIFVCFGYGFAKDIFSENVAFITVSILFVVDQLLMSVNMARATYLKKIAIHPDHITPTLTMSVTIDHIFSISVAILGGLLWMKVGFQYVFLFGSFIAILNFISALQIRIPKKEQISAQIT encoded by the coding sequence ATCAATGTGCCTCTTGAAAAATATACATCACTACCCTGCCAATCACACTATTTACACAATTGTGAGGATATAATATTGTTACAGCCATTAAAAAACCATAAAAAAGAGCTGCTATTATTTATTGCCGGAATTGCACTCATCGGGTTTGGAGAAAGCATTGTCAATTCTACCCTGAATAATTTCTTAAACGATACGTATAAGATCTCAAGCATCCAGCGCACGCTTTTGGAGTTCCCACGAGAACTGCCCGGTTTTCTGGTAGCTTTTATTTCTGCGGCACTCTTCTTCCTTCGAAGCCGAAGGCTCGCAGTACTCGCCGGCTTACTCGGGAGTATGGGACTTTTACTGATGGCTTTTTTCCCAACCACATTTTCAATTTTCTTTATCTGGATATTTTTCTTTAGTGCCGGACAGCATTTGCTTCTGCCGCTTACCAGCAGCATCGGCATGGAACTCGCACATTCAGGTCAGGACGGGAAACGGCTCGGACAAGTTAATAGTATCAGGAACTTCGCCACTATCATCGGCAGTTTCTTCATTCTCCTGGGATTCAAATACCTCCATCTGAACTACATGGCTTCCTTCATAATTGCGGCATTCGTCTATCTTGCTTCTGCGATTTTCTTCTATTTGATGGACCCCGGGAAATCACACCCGCCCGCGCTCCGCTTAAAATTACATAAAGAATATAAACTCTACTATTGGCTTGCGGTCCTGTTTGGAACCCGGAAACAGATTTTTTTGACCTTCGCACCGTGGGTCCTGGTAACGGTCTTCCACAAACCCATAACGGTTATTGCAACCCTTCTAACGATCGGAGGGATCGCGGGAATTGCCTTCCAGCCGTTGCTAGGCAAAGCCATCGACAAATTAGGAGAAAAAACGGTCCTGATACTGGAAGCCGTCTTGCTGATTTTCGTCTGCTTCGGGTACGGTTTCGCAAAAGACATTTTTTCGGAAAATGTCGCATTTATTACTGTTTCGATCCTGTTTGTCGTCGACCAACTACTGATGTCTGTCAATATGGCACGGGCAACATATCTCAAGAAAATCGCCATACACCCGGACCACATCACCCCGACTCTCACGATGTCCGTTACAATAGATCATATTTTCTCTATCTCAGTGGCCATTCTTGGCGGGCTACTATGGATGAAAGTCGGATTTCAGTATGTATTCCTTTTCGGAAGCTTCATCGCGATTCTTAACTTTATATCAGCGCTACAGATACGTATTCCAAAAAAAGAACAAATATCAGCTCAAATAACGTAA
- a CDS encoding ATP-dependent helicase, translating into MSFEKFNLAQGIMAQVEALGYTVPTPIQQQAIPLVLEGRDVMGLAQTGTGKTAAFALPLLQRLLPGKRGQVRALIIAPTRELAEQINTAIKVFAKQTDLRTLAVYGGVSTYHQIAALRRGVDILVACPGRLLDHLEQRTVDLSHVETLVLDEADHMFDMGFLPTIRKILRYVKDSRQTLLFSATMPSDIRRLANDVLNNPSHIQIDHEAPVDNISHALFPVEQHLKTSLLLEILKSTATKSVLVFTRTKHRAKSLGQKLQQSGFSAISLQGNLSQNKRQAALDGFRSGSFQILVATDIAARGIDVSQISHVINYDIPDTPEAYTHRIGRTGRATRSGEAFTFVTKEERSIVYALERNVGAELICRTIQGFDYNAVKSPSSEFGRPDRRPMQRRKFASAR; encoded by the coding sequence ATGAGTTTTGAAAAATTTAATTTAGCACAAGGAATTATGGCCCAGGTAGAAGCACTAGGATACACAGTTCCAACCCCAATACAGCAGCAGGCCATTCCATTGGTGCTTGAAGGCAGAGACGTTATGGGACTAGCCCAAACCGGAACAGGAAAAACAGCCGCTTTTGCGCTGCCATTACTGCAACGGCTACTACCAGGGAAACGCGGACAAGTCCGTGCATTAATCATTGCACCAACCAGAGAACTTGCAGAACAAATCAATACTGCAATCAAAGTGTTTGCAAAACAGACCGACCTACGTACTCTTGCGGTTTATGGCGGAGTAAGCACCTATCACCAGATTGCGGCCCTCAGAAGAGGCGTGGATATCCTCGTAGCATGTCCTGGCCGGTTACTTGATCACCTGGAACAAAGGACCGTAGATCTATCCCACGTCGAAACCCTCGTACTGGATGAAGCTGATCATATGTTTGATATGGGATTTCTCCCGACCATCAGAAAAATACTTCGGTATGTAAAAGATAGCCGACAAACACTGTTGTTTTCAGCAACAATGCCTTCGGATATTCGACGACTGGCTAACGATGTACTAAACAACCCGAGCCACATTCAAATAGATCATGAAGCTCCGGTAGACAATATTTCTCATGCACTATTCCCGGTTGAACAGCACCTTAAGACATCTCTGTTACTAGAAATTCTAAAGAGTACGGCAACCAAGTCAGTTCTCGTTTTTACCAGGACCAAACATCGCGCCAAAAGCCTGGGTCAAAAACTACAGCAAAGCGGCTTCAGCGCTATTTCGCTCCAGGGCAACCTCTCGCAAAACAAACGACAGGCTGCACTTGACGGATTTCGCAGCGGTTCCTTCCAGATATTGGTCGCAACCGACATAGCAGCCCGGGGCATTGATGTGTCCCAGATCTCCCATGTTATTAACTACGACATTCCAGACACACCGGAAGCGTACACCCACCGGATAGGTCGTACAGGAAGAGCAACCCGAAGCGGAGAAGCCTTCACGTTCGTAACCAAAGAAGAACGCAGCATTGTCTACGCACTGGAACGCAATGTAGGCGCAGAGCTAATATGCCGCACGATTCAAGGCTTTGATTATAACGCAGTTAAGTCACCGAGTTCTGAATTCGGCCGACCTGACAGACGCCCTATGCAAAGAAGAAAATTTGCTAGCGCAAGATAA
- a CDS encoding alpha-amylase, which produces MQHWLDSTLFYHIYPLGFCDCPEQNDYSKPAVPRLEKIMDWAEHINRLGVDALYLGPVFESATHGYDTTDYYWVDRRLGNKESLTSLVAKMHAQGIRVILDGVFNHVGRDFWAFRDVCNNLQQSRYCDWFDRLSFAHRSPYNDPFTYEAWQGHYNLVSLNLKNTAVKEHLFQAVREWITTYNIDGLRLDAADCLDLGFIEELGAFCRRIRPDFWLVGEVIHGNYTKWANDKALDSITNYECYKGLFSSHNDKNYFEIASSLKRQFGEKGIYKHLQLYNFVDNHDVNRLASVLKNSGDLYPLHIILMTMPGIPSIYYGSEWGIKGEKEQDSDAPMRPSKETLDAQKTKKKYELAETISRLAKIRRNSPALKYGNYEELLVAHEHLAFQRKSEQETIITVINSAEKKVSVNLSVQQPNGTQLADLLNQGKGYIVKNGKLHIPEVYPRWGCILKVLA; this is translated from the coding sequence ATGCAACACTGGCTTGACTCAACGCTTTTTTATCATATTTACCCACTGGGATTCTGTGACTGCCCGGAACAGAATGATTACAGTAAGCCGGCAGTTCCGCGTCTGGAAAAAATAATGGATTGGGCAGAGCATATCAACCGACTGGGAGTAGACGCACTTTACCTGGGCCCGGTTTTTGAATCCGCGACTCATGGCTATGATACTACCGACTACTACTGGGTTGACCGCCGGCTGGGAAACAAGGAATCACTAACTTCTCTCGTAGCAAAAATGCACGCGCAAGGAATACGGGTTATCCTGGACGGGGTATTCAACCATGTGGGCCGGGACTTCTGGGCATTTCGTGACGTATGTAATAATTTACAGCAATCCCGGTACTGCGATTGGTTCGACAGACTGTCCTTTGCACATAGAAGTCCATATAATGATCCGTTTACCTACGAAGCCTGGCAAGGTCATTATAATCTCGTTAGTCTCAATCTAAAGAATACCGCAGTAAAGGAACACCTCTTCCAAGCAGTAAGGGAATGGATAACCACCTACAACATTGACGGACTACGACTCGATGCAGCCGATTGCCTGGACCTTGGTTTCATTGAAGAACTCGGGGCTTTTTGTCGCCGTATCCGCCCGGATTTCTGGCTTGTAGGAGAGGTCATCCATGGCAATTACACAAAATGGGCTAACGATAAAGCCCTGGATTCCATTACAAATTACGAATGTTATAAAGGTCTTTTTTCCAGTCATAATGACAAAAACTATTTCGAGATTGCTTCTTCCTTAAAACGACAATTCGGAGAAAAGGGCATTTACAAGCACCTGCAGCTCTACAACTTTGTCGACAATCACGATGTAAACCGGCTTGCCAGTGTGCTCAAAAATAGCGGAGATCTCTATCCGCTTCATATTATATTGATGACAATGCCAGGAATACCCTCCATCTACTATGGCAGCGAATGGGGTATAAAAGGAGAAAAAGAACAGGACAGCGACGCGCCGATGAGGCCAAGCAAAGAGACTCTCGATGCCCAAAAAACCAAAAAAAAATACGAGCTCGCAGAGACAATCAGCAGACTGGCAAAAATACGCCGGAATTCCCCTGCCCTTAAATATGGGAACTATGAGGAACTTCTGGTAGCTCACGAACACCTGGCTTTCCAGAGAAAATCAGAGCAAGAAACAATAATTACCGTAATTAACAGCGCAGAAAAAAAAGTCTCCGTTAATCTATCGGTTCAACAACCAAATGGAACCCAGCTCGCAGACTTACTCAATCAGGGAAAGGGATATATCGTAAAAAACGGAAAACTGCATATCCCGGAGGTTTACCCACGATGGGGCTGTATTCTTAAAGTGTTAGCGTGA
- a CDS encoding TIGR04076 family protein — protein sequence MPRCKITVIKKTLNQDIAKEYCQSEISTCPSFQVGQSFIAGFEKPAGFCDWAWNDIVRYVVVILTGGNFASGIFAGWMKDENAMIACCTDGVRPVVFKLERLED from the coding sequence ATGCCGCGTTGCAAGATAACCGTTATAAAAAAAACGTTGAACCAGGATATCGCAAAAGAATACTGCCAGAGCGAGATCAGCACGTGTCCGAGTTTTCAGGTCGGGCAATCGTTTATAGCCGGGTTCGAAAAGCCAGCCGGATTTTGTGACTGGGCCTGGAACGATATTGTCAGGTATGTTGTTGTGATACTAACCGGAGGGAACTTTGCCTCCGGTATTTTTGCCGGGTGGATGAAAGATGAAAATGCCATGATCGCCTGTTGTACTGACGGAGTACGTCCGGTGGTCTTCAAATTGGAAAGACTCGAAGATTAG
- a CDS encoding class II glutamine amidotransferase yields the protein MCRLLGITNFNYLKHQKIINNFCDLARTGTVLAGDSPGHEDGWGLAFYDNGKLVVHKSGLNILDEQEPFLDILEKAGESPVMILHLRKSAWSNTTSTRHAHPFDYENRVFAHNGTVYDYKGLLKDITIPGLREDALDTEVFFLHFLSSDVADLGSAFLKTVALIKNTHSYSALNCLFSDGEKMYAYRDFSKEPDYYSLFKTQSENSVIIASQPLSSSLLWKQMDKEEFYVITA from the coding sequence ATGTGCCGATTATTAGGAATAACCAATTTTAACTACTTAAAGCACCAGAAAATCATAAATAATTTTTGCGATCTTGCCCGGACCGGTACTGTGCTTGCCGGTGATTCTCCCGGACATGAAGATGGGTGGGGACTGGCCTTTTATGATAACGGTAAATTAGTGGTCCACAAAAGCGGCCTCAATATACTTGATGAACAGGAACCCTTTCTGGATATCCTGGAAAAAGCCGGAGAGTCTCCGGTAATGATACTTCATTTGCGTAAATCAGCCTGGAGTAACACTACCTCTACCCGGCATGCCCATCCCTTTGATTACGAAAACAGGGTTTTTGCACATAACGGCACCGTTTATGATTATAAAGGGCTCCTCAAGGACATAACCATTCCCGGATTGCGCGAAGATGCCCTCGATACCGAAGTTTTTTTTCTGCACTTTCTGAGTTCTGATGTTGCAGATCTTGGCTCAGCTTTTCTTAAGACGGTTGCGCTCATCAAGAATACTCATAGTTACTCTGCACTGAATTGCCTGTTCAGTGACGGAGAAAAAATGTATGCTTACCGGGATTTTTCTAAAGAGCCGGATTATTATTCACTCTTCAAAACCCAGTCTGAAAATTCAGTAATAATCGCGTCTCAGCCTCTTTCTTCGAGCTTGTTGTGGAAACAGATGGATAAAGAAGAATTCTATGTGATTACCGCATAA
- a CDS encoding spore maturation protein, producing the protein MIHYISYISLLIIPGFILFTLLYGTFKKVSVYDSFVAGAKEGPGIILNIFPYLLTIFVAIKGFQASGAFEYIRDIFYSVFSFMHIPIEVISMGIIKPLSGSASTALFTDIVKTTGPDSMATTMTAVIMGSAETTFYVLSVYLGAVSIKKTRYLVPVCLTADLIGIVVAVIIVKVLF; encoded by the coding sequence ATGATCCACTATATCAGCTATATCTCGTTACTTATTATCCCGGGATTTATTCTCTTTACCCTTCTTTACGGTACCTTCAAAAAGGTGAGCGTGTACGACTCTTTTGTTGCCGGCGCCAAAGAAGGCCCGGGAATAATCCTTAATATTTTCCCTTATTTGCTAACCATTTTTGTTGCGATTAAAGGGTTTCAGGCGTCTGGCGCATTTGAATATATCAGGGATATTTTTTATAGTGTGTTTTCGTTTATGCATATCCCGATAGAAGTTATCTCCATGGGTATTATCAAACCGCTCTCCGGCAGTGCTTCAACCGCTTTATTTACCGATATTGTCAAAACTACCGGGCCTGACTCGATGGCAACTACGATGACCGCTGTTATTATGGGGAGCGCCGAAACCACTTTTTATGTGCTTTCTGTTTATCTGGGCGCAGTGAGTATCAAAAAAACCCGCTATCTGGTCCCGGTATGTCTTACCGCTGATCTTATCGGGATTGTTGTTGCTGTTATTATTGTAAAGGTGCTTTTTTAA
- a CDS encoding spore maturation protein: MNIIWLALLSVSIVFAIFTGNLEPFTKSIFEGAKSAVEISLFLLGIVSIWMGITRILEDSGLIYRIAHIFRPIISRLFRNIPKDHPSITPITLNVLANLFGLGNAATPLGIKAMQDLDTLNENKGTITFEMMVFIIINTASIQLIPFSVIGILAVYGAKNPAAIVLPVLIATVISAVTALLILFSFRKILK, from the coding sequence ATGAATATTATCTGGCTGGCCCTGCTCTCTGTCAGCATCGTTTTTGCTATTTTTACCGGCAACCTTGAACCATTTACCAAATCAATATTCGAGGGAGCAAAATCAGCGGTCGAGATATCGCTTTTTCTGCTTGGAATTGTTTCGATCTGGATGGGAATTACCAGGATTCTGGAAGATTCGGGGTTAATCTATCGGATAGCTCATATTTTCAGGCCAATTATCTCAAGGCTTTTTCGAAATATTCCGAAAGATCATCCTTCAATTACCCCAATTACGCTTAATGTTCTTGCGAACCTGTTTGGGTTGGGTAACGCAGCGACACCGCTGGGCATCAAAGCGATGCAGGATCTGGATACGCTTAACGAGAACAAAGGAACGATCACTTTTGAGATGATGGTTTTTATTATTATCAACACTGCCAGCATTCAGCTGATCCCTTTTTCGGTTATCGGTATCCTTGCCGTATATGGTGCCAAAAACCCTGCGGCTATTGTCCTTCCTGTATTAATTGCTACAGTTATTTCAGCTGTTACCGCGCTGCTTATCCTTTTTAGTTTCAGGAAAATACTTAAATGA
- a CDS encoding LD-carboxypeptidase — MKNIFIITPSYLIKKKKDHADGIKQLEKLGFTFCNPEFVSIFPSPQEKARQIHQAFSDPNVDIVLAQRGGYSAMKALPYIDFELIKKYPKIIAGFSDLSALLNPIFERTGMITLHSPMVWNMGSPTSFTVKSFMNALNGYPEKNLLKGAPVKVYNPGTASGVLKGGNLITLTALIDTNWEISTENAILFLEDVDEKLHQVDRYLTQWILAGKLSKVNGIILGDFRGIKNAKVYEIISSQMEITFPVIHSSFIGHVKNKITTPIGAQVELNTHTKSLIIAEMPFPGVHP, encoded by the coding sequence TTGAAAAATATCTTCATTATTACTCCCAGTTATCTGATAAAAAAGAAAAAAGACCATGCAGACGGGATTAAACAGCTTGAAAAACTGGGGTTCACTTTTTGCAACCCTGAGTTTGTCAGTATATTTCCCTCGCCACAGGAAAAAGCCCGGCAAATCCATCAGGCCTTTTCTGATCCTAACGTTGATATTGTTCTGGCACAACGCGGCGGGTACAGTGCAATGAAAGCTCTTCCCTACATTGATTTCGAGCTTATTAAAAAATATCCCAAGATCATTGCCGGGTTCAGCGATCTAAGTGCACTGCTCAACCCCATTTTCGAACGTACCGGAATGATTACGCTGCATTCGCCGATGGTGTGGAATATGGGGTCGCCTACCAGCTTTACCGTAAAATCATTTATGAATGCTCTTAATGGGTATCCCGAAAAAAATCTCCTTAAAGGCGCTCCGGTCAAAGTCTATAATCCGGGAACGGCCAGCGGGGTTCTCAAGGGAGGTAATCTGATAACCCTGACAGCGCTTATCGATACAAACTGGGAGATTTCTACTGAAAATGCCATACTTTTTCTTGAGGATGTGGACGAAAAGCTGCATCAGGTTGACCGCTACCTTACCCAGTGGATACTGGCAGGCAAGCTGAGCAAGGTAAACGGGATTATCCTGGGGGATTTTCGCGGCATCAAAAATGCTAAGGTTTATGAGATTATTTCCTCGCAAATGGAAATAACTTTCCCGGTTATTCATTCTTCCTTTATTGGCCATGTAAAGAATAAAATCACTACGCCTATTGGCGCACAGGTCGAATTGAATACGCATACGAAAAGTCTTATTATTGCAGAAATGCCTTTTCCGGGAGTTCATCCATGA